In Agrobacterium sp. RAC06, a single window of DNA contains:
- a CDS encoding 3-hydroxybutyryl-CoA dehydrogenase encodes MTDKISNVGVVGAGQMGCGIAQVAAAAGYKVTIYDLSKERIEAGLATINGNLARQVTNGKITDEDRKAALALISGSSDVNDLAPSDLVIEAATEDETVKRKIFATLCPVLKPEALIATNTSSLSITRLASATDRPERFMGIHFMNPVPVMKLVELVRGIATDETTFATAKDFVSSLDKTITVAEDFPAFIVNRILLPMINEAIYTLYEGVGSVEAIDTAMKLGANHPMGPLQLADFIGLDTCLSIMQVLHEGLSDSKYRPCPLLVKYVEAGWLGRKSGRGFYDYRGEVPVPTR; translated from the coding sequence ATGACGGACAAGATCAGCAATGTGGGTGTCGTGGGTGCCGGCCAGATGGGCTGTGGCATTGCCCAGGTCGCCGCCGCCGCCGGCTACAAGGTCACGATCTACGATCTCTCCAAGGAGAGGATCGAGGCAGGCCTCGCTACCATCAACGGCAACCTCGCCCGACAGGTCACCAATGGCAAGATCACTGACGAGGATCGCAAGGCCGCACTCGCGCTGATCTCCGGCTCGTCGGACGTCAACGACCTCGCTCCATCAGATCTCGTGATCGAGGCAGCGACCGAGGATGAAACTGTCAAGCGCAAGATCTTCGCGACACTCTGCCCGGTTCTGAAGCCAGAGGCACTGATTGCAACGAATACCTCGTCGCTCTCGATTACCCGGCTCGCCTCGGCCACCGACCGGCCGGAGCGTTTCATGGGCATCCATTTCATGAACCCGGTCCCGGTCATGAAGCTCGTAGAACTGGTGCGCGGCATCGCAACCGATGAAACCACCTTCGCCACCGCCAAGGACTTCGTCTCCTCGCTCGACAAGACGATCACGGTCGCCGAAGACTTCCCGGCATTCATCGTCAACCGCATCCTGCTGCCGATGATCAACGAGGCGATCTACACGCTGTATGAAGGCGTCGGCTCGGTCGAAGCGATCGACACGGCAATGAAGCTCGGCGCCAACCACCCGATGGGCCCGCTGCAGCTTGCCGATTTTATCGGTCTCGATACGTGCCTCTCGATCATGCAGGTGCTGCATGAGGGCCTCTCGGACTCGAAGTACCGTCCCTGCCCGCTGCTGGTCAAATATGTCGAGGCCGGCTGGCTGGGTCGCAAGTCGGGCCGCGGCTTTTACGACTACCGCGGCGAAGTGCCGGTTCCGACGCGCTGA
- a CDS encoding electron transfer flavoprotein subunit alpha/FixB family protein, translated as MAILLLAEHDNATVSEQTAKALTAATKIGGDVHVLVAGSGAKAAADAAAKLSGVSKVLLADDASLGNNLAEPLAALIVSLGGSYDTIIAAATSVGKNVMPRVAALLDVMQVSEITEVVSADTFKRPIYAGNAIQTVQSTDPKKVITVRTASFAAAGEGGSAAVESIAAAANTGVSSYVSDALSSSDRPELASAKIIISGGRALGSSEKFQEVILPVADKLGAAVGASRAAVDAGYAPNDWQVGQTGKVVAPQLYIACGISGAIQHLAGMKDSKVIVAINKDEEAPIFQVADYGLVADIFEALPELEKAL; from the coding sequence ATGGCTATTCTTCTTCTCGCAGAACACGACAACGCGACCGTCTCCGAACAGACCGCGAAGGCGCTCACGGCCGCCACCAAGATCGGTGGCGACGTGCATGTCCTGGTCGCCGGCTCCGGCGCCAAGGCTGCCGCCGATGCGGCTGCAAAGCTCTCGGGCGTCTCCAAGGTGCTGCTCGCCGACGACGCTTCGCTCGGCAACAACCTTGCAGAGCCGCTGGCGGCCCTCATCGTCTCGCTTGGCGGCTCCTACGACACGATCATTGCGGCCGCGACCTCGGTCGGCAAAAACGTGATGCCGCGCGTCGCAGCCCTGCTTGATGTCATGCAGGTCTCGGAAATCACTGAAGTGGTCTCTGCCGACACCTTCAAGCGTCCGATCTATGCCGGCAACGCCATCCAGACCGTGCAGTCGACCGATCCCAAGAAGGTGATCACCGTTCGCACAGCCTCCTTCGCCGCTGCCGGTGAAGGTGGGTCTGCTGCCGTAGAAAGCATTGCTGCCGCTGCAAACACCGGCGTATCCAGCTATGTTTCCGATGCGCTGTCCTCGTCCGACCGCCCGGAACTGGCCTCGGCCAAGATCATCATTTCCGGTGGCCGTGCGCTTGGCTCCTCGGAGAAGTTCCAGGAAGTGATCCTGCCTGTAGCCGACAAGCTGGGTGCCGCCGTCGGCGCATCTCGTGCGGCCGTCGATGCAGGCTATGCCCCGAACGACTGGCAGGTTGGCCAGACCGGCAAGGTGGTTGCCCCGCAGCTCTACATCGCCTGCGGCATCTCCGGTGCCATCCAGCACCTCGCCGGAATGAAGGACTCGAAGGTCATCGTCGCGATCAACAAGGACGAGGAAGCACCGATCTTCCAGGTTGCCGATTACGGCCTCGTCGCCGACATCTTCGAGGCCCTGCCGGAGCTCGAGAAGGCGCTCTGA
- a CDS encoding electron transfer flavoprotein subunit beta/FixA family protein: MKILVPVKRVVDYNVKIRVKPDGSGVELANVKMSMNPFDEISVEEALRLKEAGKAEEVVIVSIGPAKAEETIRTALAMGADRGILIETDEAVEPLAVAKLLKGVVEAEAPGLVIVGKQAIDDDSNQTGQMLAALLGWGQATFASKLELGADKATVTREVDGGLQTIDVKLPAIVTTDLRLNEPRYASLPNIMKAKKKPLDKKAPADFGVDVAPRLKVLKTEEPGGRKAGIKVKSVAELVDKLKNEAGVL; this comes from the coding sequence ATGAAGATACTCGTCCCAGTCAAGCGGGTTGTGGATTACAACGTCAAGATCCGCGTCAAACCAGATGGTTCAGGCGTCGAGCTCGCCAACGTCAAGATGTCCATGAATCCCTTCGACGAGATCTCCGTCGAGGAGGCGCTGCGGCTGAAGGAAGCCGGCAAGGCCGAAGAAGTGGTGATCGTGTCGATTGGCCCGGCCAAGGCCGAGGAAACCATCCGCACCGCACTCGCCATGGGCGCTGACCGCGGCATCCTGATCGAGACAGACGAAGCCGTCGAGCCGCTCGCCGTAGCCAAGCTCCTGAAGGGCGTGGTCGAGGCTGAGGCTCCGGGCCTCGTCATCGTCGGCAAGCAGGCGATCGACGACGATTCGAACCAGACCGGCCAGATGCTGGCGGCTCTCCTCGGCTGGGGCCAGGCGACGTTTGCCTCCAAGCTCGAGCTTGGCGCTGACAAGGCGACCGTCACCCGCGAAGTCGACGGCGGTCTCCAGACCATCGACGTGAAGCTCCCGGCGATCGTCACCACCGACCTGCGTTTGAACGAGCCGCGCTACGCCTCGCTGCCCAATATCATGAAGGCCAAGAAGAAGCCGCTCGACAAGAAGGCCCCGGCCGACTTCGGCGTCGACGTCGCACCGCGCCTCAAGGTTCTGAAGACCGAGGAGCCGGGTGGCCGCAAGGCGGGCATCAAGGTGAAGTCGGTGGCAGAGCTTGTCGACAAGCTCAAGAACGAAGCCGGCGTATTGTAA
- a CDS encoding rhomboid family intramembrane serine protease — protein MFIPLHDRNALKHIRKQYVTLGLILANVVTHALATLAPEALYEIGVYGMGFIPAVAFDIAELDPRLVLVPEGATYVTYSFLHGSWLHLGSNMLFLWVFGDNVEDAMGHFKFLFFYLACAAAGALVHGLVMPASEAPLIGASGAVSGVVAAYLMLHPKVRVWVLVFMRFPLPLPAFIPLLFWVGQQFVMLVIDGDSNVSWGAHVGGIIAGAILVLFLRRPGVPLFDRAIVTPKAVEHAAPTVDVATVGPWGQRPAGDTRAWERDEAENGAKTTASQPVRKVTHWGR, from the coding sequence ATGTTCATTCCCCTGCACGACCGAAACGCGCTGAAGCACATCCGCAAGCAGTATGTGACCTTGGGGCTGATTCTCGCCAATGTCGTGACCCATGCGCTGGCGACACTGGCACCGGAGGCGCTCTACGAGATCGGGGTTTATGGCATGGGCTTCATACCGGCCGTCGCCTTCGATATTGCCGAGCTCGATCCGCGGCTGGTGCTGGTGCCGGAGGGGGCGACCTATGTCACCTATTCCTTCCTGCATGGCAGCTGGCTTCATCTGGGCTCCAACATGCTCTTCCTCTGGGTCTTCGGCGACAATGTCGAGGATGCGATGGGGCACTTCAAGTTCCTGTTCTTCTACCTTGCCTGCGCGGCCGCCGGCGCGCTCGTGCATGGGCTGGTTATGCCGGCGAGCGAAGCGCCGCTGATCGGGGCGTCGGGCGCGGTATCGGGCGTGGTTGCGGCTTATCTGATGCTGCACCCAAAGGTGCGCGTCTGGGTGCTGGTCTTCATGCGCTTTCCGCTGCCGCTCCCGGCCTTCATCCCGCTTCTCTTCTGGGTCGGCCAGCAATTCGTCATGCTGGTGATCGACGGTGACAGCAATGTCTCCTGGGGCGCGCATGTCGGCGGCATCATCGCCGGTGCGATCCTGGTGCTCTTTTTGCGACGTCCGGGTGTGCCGCTCTTCGATCGGGCGATCGTGACACCCAAGGCTGTCGAACACGCCGCGCCCACCGTGGATGTCGCCACAGTAGGCCCCTGGGGGCAAAGACCGGCCGGCGACACGAGAGCCTGGGAGAGGGACGAGGCAGAAAACGGCGCAAAAACCACGGCATCGCAACCGGTTCGCAAGGTCACCCACTGGGGACGATGA
- a CDS encoding cob(I)yrinic acid a,c-diamide adenosyltransferase has translation MVKLNKIYTRTGDDGTTALVTGPRRLKHDLRVDAYGTIDETNSAIGIARLHTGEMPELDAMLMRIQNDLFDLGADLAAPETGEVLSYEPLRVIEAQVDRIEKEIDQLNAALDPLKSFILPGGTPAAAYLHLARTTSRRAERIMVELSRFDGEEVGAPALKYVNRLSDFLFVAARHANDGGKADILWVPGKNR, from the coding sequence ATGGTCAAGCTCAACAAGATCTACACCCGCACCGGCGATGACGGCACCACGGCACTGGTGACAGGCCCGCGCCGCCTGAAGCACGACCTGCGCGTCGACGCCTATGGCACGATCGACGAGACGAATTCAGCGATCGGCATTGCCCGGCTCCATACGGGAGAGATGCCGGAACTCGATGCCATGCTGATGCGCATCCAGAACGACCTCTTCGACCTCGGCGCGGATCTCGCCGCCCCCGAAACCGGCGAGGTCCTCTCCTACGAGCCGCTCCGCGTCATCGAGGCCCAGGTCGACCGGATCGAGAAGGAAATCGACCAGCTGAATGCCGCTCTCGATCCGCTGAAATCCTTCATCCTGCCGGGAGGCACGCCCGCTGCAGCCTATCTGCACCTCGCGCGCACCACCTCGCGTCGTGCCGAGCGCATCATGGTCGAACTCTCCCGCTTCGACGGTGAGGAAGTCGGCGCACCGGCACTGAAATATGTGAACCGGCTGTCGGATTTTCTGTTCGTGGCAGCACGTCATGCGAATGACGGCGGCAAGGCGGATATTCTGTGGGTGCCGGGGAAGAACAGGTAG
- a CDS encoding twin transmembrane helix small protein — protein sequence MSTFTYVLAIIVMGLVALVLLRGLFNMLKGGDGNTSNKLMQARIVLQAIAIALIMLTLWLTGGGR from the coding sequence ATGTCCACATTCACCTATGTCCTCGCCATCATCGTCATGGGGCTTGTCGCCCTCGTCCTCTTGCGAGGCCTCTTCAACATGCTGAAAGGCGGCGACGGCAATACATCCAACAAACTGATGCAGGCCCGTATCGTGCTGCAGGCGATCGCGATCGCGCTGATCATGCTCACACTCTGGCTGACGGGCGGGGGACGCTGA
- a CDS encoding SDR family oxidoreductase — translation MKSIIVTGCSSGIGAYCAEALKRDGWRVFATVRKPEDLGALEAKGIEALVMDYTDTASIETLVATVFDRTGGRLDALFNNGAYGQAGAVEDLPTEALRQQFETNLFGWHDLTRRVIPAMRAQGSGRIVQCSSILGIIPYRWRGAYTASKFALEGLSLTLRMELEGSGVQVSLIEPGPIESRFTANALHHIRRVIDLENSVHAEDYRRQLARLDGTGPVNRHKLGPEAVYKVLTHALTARRARPHYLVTKPAKQGALIKRWLPADLFYRLMRSLD, via the coding sequence GTGAAGAGCATCATCGTCACCGGTTGTTCCTCCGGCATCGGCGCCTACTGTGCCGAGGCCCTCAAGCGCGACGGCTGGCGGGTCTTTGCGACGGTGCGCAAGCCGGAAGACCTGGGCGCGCTCGAGGCGAAGGGTATTGAGGCCCTCGTAATGGATTACACCGACACAGCCAGCATCGAAACCCTTGTCGCGACCGTGTTCGACCGCACAGGGGGCCGGCTCGACGCGCTGTTCAACAATGGCGCCTATGGCCAGGCGGGTGCGGTGGAGGATCTGCCGACGGAAGCGCTCAGGCAGCAGTTCGAGACAAATCTCTTCGGCTGGCACGACCTGACCCGTCGGGTGATCCCGGCGATGCGAGCGCAAGGATCAGGCCGCATCGTGCAATGCTCCTCGATCCTCGGCATCATCCCCTATCGCTGGCGCGGCGCCTATACGGCCTCGAAGTTTGCGCTCGAGGGCCTCTCGCTCACACTTCGTATGGAACTCGAGGGCTCCGGCGTGCAGGTGAGCCTGATCGAGCCCGGCCCGATCGAAAGCCGCTTCACCGCCAATGCGCTCCACCACATCCGCCGCGTGATCGACCTCGAAAACTCGGTTCATGCCGAGGACTACCGCCGGCAACTGGCGCGACTCGATGGCACAGGCCCCGTCAACCGCCACAAACTCGGGCCGGAGGCCGTCTACAAAGTCCTCACCCACGCCTTGACCGCCCGGCGTGCCCGCCCACATTATCTCGTGACCAAGCCGGCCAAGCAGGGGGCCCTGATCAAGCGCTGGCTTCCGGCCGACCTCTTCTATCGACTGATGCGCTCGCTGGACTGA
- a CDS encoding YihY/virulence factor BrkB family protein: MPTFLRMLYKVGFDAFWHFTEDDGWAMASHVALSAILALFPFLIFGTALASFLGADQFAETAVHLIFDTWPETIAKPLSDQVVQVLTIPRGGLLTISVLAAAYFASNGVEALRVSLNRAYRVAETRPWYVTRLVSLGFVLAAVVVLAAISALLVAVPVALAYAEKLFPFLKDFLATVANWRVYGTVLFLVLALVVFHLGLPAGRRRLIDVLPGVLLTLALWLVGALLFAYYLASFADYAATYAGLASIMIVLVFLYMVGAIFIIGAEFNAALMKFRVVPVKGTPAGISNPDHGANI; encoded by the coding sequence ATGCCGACTTTCCTGCGTATGCTCTACAAGGTCGGCTTTGACGCGTTCTGGCATTTCACCGAGGACGACGGCTGGGCGATGGCGAGCCATGTCGCGCTGTCGGCTATTCTTGCGCTTTTTCCATTCCTGATCTTCGGCACGGCGCTTGCGAGTTTCCTCGGCGCCGACCAGTTCGCCGAGACGGCGGTGCATCTGATTTTCGACACCTGGCCGGAGACCATCGCCAAGCCGCTGTCCGACCAGGTGGTGCAGGTGTTGACCATTCCGCGCGGTGGGCTTCTGACCATCTCGGTGCTGGCAGCCGCCTATTTCGCCTCGAACGGGGTGGAGGCGCTGCGCGTCTCGCTCAACCGCGCTTACCGGGTGGCGGAGACGCGGCCGTGGTATGTGACGCGGCTCGTCAGCCTCGGTTTCGTGCTGGCCGCCGTCGTCGTGCTGGCGGCGATCAGCGCGCTCCTCGTCGCCGTGCCCGTAGCGCTCGCCTATGCGGAAAAGCTCTTTCCCTTCCTCAAGGATTTTCTCGCGACCGTCGCCAACTGGCGGGTTTACGGAACCGTTCTCTTCCTCGTCCTGGCGCTCGTGGTCTTCCATCTCGGCCTGCCGGCCGGCCGGCGGCGACTGATCGACGTTCTGCCCGGCGTGCTCCTGACGCTGGCGCTCTGGCTGGTCGGCGCACTTCTCTTCGCCTATTACCTCGCGTCCTTCGCCGATTATGCGGCGACCTATGCCGGTCTTGCCTCGATCATGATCGTGCTGGTCTTTCTCTACATGGTCGGCGCGATCTTCATCATCGGCGCGGAGTTCAACGCGGCACTGATGAAATTCCGGGTGGTGCCGGTGAAGGGGACACCCGCAGGGATCTCAAATCCCGACCATGGCGCGAATATCTGA
- the gluQRS gene encoding tRNA glutamyl-Q(34) synthetase GluQRS, with protein MTERDRQTTGQDAPVFRFAPSPNGRLHLGHALSAFVNADMAGKTGGRLLLRIEDIDLTRCTPDFEQAVIDDLTWLGIPFERPVRRQSEHFPLYREALDRLQAMGLVYPAFLTRGEVKARVSAFEREGGPWPRDPDGAPLYPTEERMLSEAERGDKLATVERYAWRLDIDKAQRLIEKPLTWQETGDGPTGEIEADPAAWGDVVLWRSDAPSSYHLAVTFDDAAQGVTNVVRGLDLFHATSIHRLLQTLLGLPVPVYHHHRLILGPDGRKLSKSLGDTALSALRAEGKTPSDIRAMVGI; from the coding sequence ATGACCGAACGCGATCGTCAAACCACCGGACAGGATGCCCCCGTCTTTCGTTTCGCGCCGAGCCCCAATGGCCGGCTGCATCTCGGCCATGCGCTCTCTGCTTTTGTGAACGCCGATATGGCCGGAAAAACGGGCGGGCGCCTTCTGCTGCGCATCGAGGATATCGACCTGACGCGCTGCACGCCGGACTTCGAACAGGCGGTCATCGACGATCTCACCTGGCTCGGCATCCCCTTCGAACGGCCCGTCCGCCGCCAGTCGGAACACTTTCCCCTCTATCGCGAAGCTCTCGATAGGCTGCAAGCAATGGGGCTGGTCTATCCCGCATTTCTCACCCGCGGCGAGGTGAAGGCCCGTGTCTCAGCCTTCGAGCGCGAGGGTGGCCCCTGGCCACGCGACCCGGACGGCGCACCGCTCTATCCGACAGAGGAGCGCATGCTGTCCGAGGCCGAGCGGGGCGACAAACTGGCAACGGTCGAACGTTATGCCTGGCGGCTCGACATCGACAAGGCGCAGCGTCTCATCGAAAAACCTCTCACCTGGCAGGAAACCGGCGATGGGCCGACAGGCGAGATTGAGGCGGATCCGGCCGCCTGGGGCGATGTCGTGCTCTGGCGCTCCGACGCGCCTTCGAGTTACCATCTGGCCGTCACGTTCGATGATGCAGCCCAAGGCGTGACCAACGTCGTGCGCGGTCTCGACCTCTTCCATGCGACCTCGATCCATCGACTGCTGCAGACCCTGCTCGGCCTGCCCGTACCCGTCTACCACCATCACCGGCTGATCCTGGGGCCCGATGGCCGCAAGCTGTCGAAAAGCCTCGGCGACACGGCCTTGTCGGCGCTCAGGGCAGAGGGCAAGACGCCGTCAGATATTCGCGCCATGGTCGGGATTTGA
- a CDS encoding DNA-3-methyladenine glycosylase family protein produces MTTIRCEADLAAGLSLLLTRDPRLCPIADACGPLPLRLSPPGFAGLASIIVSQMVSRASADAIWRRMTAVLGNRPLAEDYLALGPELIGTFGLSRGKAQALEEAAKADLGGPFRLDELAEMPAETAIAALTGLKGIGPWTAEVYLMFCGGHPDIFPVGDVALRISVGDVFFAGERPAPELVAELAEVWAPARSVAARLFWAHYARITGRTALPR; encoded by the coding sequence TTGACGACGATCCGATGCGAGGCCGATCTCGCTGCGGGGCTTTCCCTTTTGCTGACACGCGATCCCCGGCTCTGTCCGATCGCAGACGCCTGCGGTCCGCTGCCGCTTCGCCTGTCGCCGCCGGGATTTGCGGGGCTCGCCTCGATCATCGTCTCGCAGATGGTGTCGCGGGCCAGCGCCGACGCGATCTGGCGGCGGATGACGGCGGTCCTGGGGAACCGGCCGCTGGCGGAAGATTATCTGGCGCTCGGGCCCGAGCTGATCGGCACATTCGGCCTGTCGCGCGGCAAGGCGCAGGCGCTGGAAGAGGCCGCCAAGGCCGATCTCGGTGGACCCTTCCGGCTCGACGAGCTGGCAGAAATGCCGGCGGAGACCGCGATCGCGGCGCTGACGGGGCTCAAGGGCATCGGTCCCTGGACGGCCGAGGTTTACCTGATGTTCTGCGGCGGCCATCCGGACATCTTCCCGGTCGGCGACGTGGCACTTCGGATCTCGGTGGGCGATGTTTTCTTCGCCGGAGAACGGCCTGCCCCCGAACTTGTGGCGGAGCTGGCTGAAGTCTGGGCGCCCGCCCGATCGGTCGCCGCAAGGCTGTTCTGGGCTCATTATGCCCGCATCACAGGCCGCACTGCCTTGCCCCGCTGA
- a CDS encoding HNH endonuclease, giving the protein MTIAVSPQALPALVLNADYRPLSYYPLSLWSWQDAIKAVFLDRVNIIAEYDHSVCSPSFSMRLPSVVSLKTYVQPTRNPAFTRFNVFLRDKFECQYCGSPDDLTFDHVIPRAHGGETTWENVVAACSPCNLRKGSKLPRQAGMHPHQAPYRPTVQDLHNNGRLFPPNYLHESWMDYLYWDTELQP; this is encoded by the coding sequence TTGACGATTGCAGTTTCTCCCCAGGCCCTGCCGGCGCTCGTCCTGAATGCCGACTACCGGCCACTGAGTTATTATCCCTTGTCGCTCTGGTCCTGGCAGGACGCGATCAAGGCGGTCTTCCTCGACCGTGTGAACATCATCGCCGAGTATGATCACTCCGTCTGCTCGCCGAGTTTCTCGATGCGACTGCCGAGCGTGGTTAGCCTCAAGACCTATGTTCAACCGACCCGGAATCCGGCCTTCACCCGCTTCAACGTCTTCCTGCGCGACAAGTTCGAATGCCAGTATTGCGGTTCGCCCGACGATCTGACCTTCGACCATGTCATCCCGCGCGCCCATGGCGGCGAGACGACCTGGGAGAATGTCGTGGCCGCCTGCTCGCCGTGCAATCTGCGCAAGGGATCGAAGCTCCCCAGGCAGGCCGGCATGCATCCGCATCAGGCACCTTACCGGCCGACGGTGCAGGATCTGCACAACAACGGCCGGCTCTTCCCGCCGAACTACCTGCACGAAAGCTGGATGGACTATCTCTACTGGGATACCGAACTGCAGCCTTGA
- a CDS encoding disulfide bond formation protein B produces the protein MNSILIPLKSDGALAALLTFGMALVVGSALGFEHIGGYIPCALCLMQRNPYYIGIGIGVLAVLSTVFRLPPVVTKLLLIAIAITMLISVGMGIYHSGVEWKFWEGPSTCAIGATGGDTPVNVLEALNATKAPSCTEATLRVLGLSFAGWNVLTSAALAALALWGVFRKPAV, from the coding sequence ATGAACTCGATCCTAATACCCCTGAAGTCCGATGGCGCGCTTGCCGCCTTGCTTACCTTCGGCATGGCGCTCGTCGTGGGCTCCGCGCTCGGCTTCGAGCATATCGGCGGCTATATCCCCTGTGCGCTCTGCCTGATGCAGCGTAATCCCTACTATATCGGCATTGGAATCGGCGTCCTGGCCGTCCTTTCAACCGTCTTCCGCCTGCCGCCAGTCGTCACGAAGCTCCTGCTGATCGCCATCGCCATCACCATGCTGATCAGCGTCGGCATGGGCATCTACCATTCCGGCGTCGAGTGGAAGTTCTGGGAAGGCCCGTCAACCTGCGCGATCGGCGCAACCGGTGGCGACACGCCCGTCAACGTTCTGGAAGCCTTGAACGCCACCAAGGCGCCCTCCTGCACCGAAGCGACGCTTCGCGTGCTCGGCCTGTCCTTTGCCGGCTGGAATGTGCTGACGAGTGCAGCCCTTGCCGCGCTTGCGCTCTGGGGCGTCTTCCGCAAGCCCGCTGTCTGA
- a CDS encoding YqaA family protein, translating to MLRRMYDWTMSLAGTRHADRALAGVSFIESSFFPIPPDVLLIPMVIKRRDHWFRLALLCTLASVLGAFLGYAIGMFLFEAIGRPILAFYGKEDAFEQVAGWYNTWGGWGVLFAAITPFPYKVLTIFSGATGLNFLVFTIVSIIGRAFRFFLVAFLLKLYGESIRLFIEKYLGLLFTLFMLLLIGGFYLVKFAL from the coding sequence ATGCTGCGTCGTATGTATGATTGGACGATGTCGCTTGCCGGCACTCGCCACGCCGATCGGGCCCTTGCTGGCGTCTCGTTCATCGAAAGCTCCTTCTTTCCGATCCCGCCGGATGTCCTGCTCATCCCTATGGTCATCAAGCGCCGGGACCACTGGTTCAGGCTGGCCCTCCTCTGCACGCTCGCATCCGTCCTCGGTGCATTTCTCGGTTATGCCATCGGCATGTTCCTGTTCGAGGCAATTGGACGCCCTATCCTCGCCTTCTACGGCAAGGAGGATGCCTTCGAACAGGTGGCGGGCTGGTACAACACCTGGGGTGGCTGGGGGGTGCTCTTTGCTGCGATCACACCTTTCCCCTACAAGGTCCTAACCATCTTCTCCGGCGCCACGGGGCTGAATTTCCTGGTCTTCACCATTGTCAGCATCATTGGCCGCGCGTTCCGTTTCTTCCTCGTAGCCTTCCTGCTGAAGCTCTATGGCGAATCCATTCGCCTCTTCATCGAGAAATATCTCGGTCTTCTTTTTACCCTTTTTATGCTGCTGCTGATCGGCGGCTTCTACCTCGTGAAATTCGCCCTGTGA